A genomic segment from Streptomyces sp. NBC_00654 encodes:
- a CDS encoding acyl-CoA dehydrogenase family protein: MTKPQLVPDRPAHYAPYELAGRFDRDLGDPHRRDLPFFAGRLRELDAVEGFPEDAVRRLDEQGLPAYYVPAVHGGRLRSYEDLLQLVRVVARRDLTVAIAHTKTYLGSVSTWVGGTAGQARALGQRVSDGAVVSWGLTERDHGSDLLSGGLSATPTADGYRLDGEKWLINNATRSQLVCVLARTADGGGTRGYSLLLADKAELAPGTYSTLPAARTHGIRGADISGIAFHGAEVPAGALIGAEGQGIEIVLRSLQITRTICAALSLGAADRALRIAAEFGLEHQLYGKRLIDLPQAHRSLTEAYADLLAMEAVTLVAGRGVHALTEEMSVTSSAVKYLVPSTVDELISSMGQFLGARSFLSEEFAHGAFAKLERDHRIVGIFDGNTLVNLNALINQFGALARGYRAERTDTEGLATAATLTTTVPDFDPARLDLTSRTGNSIAASLPAGVAELRKLAAGGEVTPALLALAEDLLRTTDETHRQMAAHRPTPRDVPAGAFSLAHRYTLCAAAAACVQVWLRNRDTVARDTAATGALWRDGLWLEACLSRLASRLAPGVLPGAGDGEADPTAVLDRLMAPLLDQYRTGEMFSLLPFRPAAPAAAPAHPAQPLLETS, from the coding sequence GTGACGAAACCTCAGCTTGTACCGGACCGGCCGGCGCACTATGCGCCGTACGAACTGGCCGGCCGATTCGACCGGGACCTCGGCGACCCGCACCGCCGGGATCTCCCCTTCTTCGCGGGCCGGCTCCGTGAACTCGACGCGGTGGAGGGCTTCCCCGAGGACGCGGTGCGCCGGCTCGACGAGCAGGGGCTGCCCGCGTACTACGTTCCGGCCGTGCACGGCGGGCGGCTGCGGAGCTACGAGGATCTGCTCCAGCTCGTCCGGGTGGTGGCCCGCCGCGACCTGACCGTGGCGATCGCCCACACCAAGACCTATCTGGGCTCGGTCAGCACCTGGGTGGGAGGCACCGCCGGCCAGGCGCGGGCGCTCGGACAGCGGGTGTCCGACGGCGCGGTGGTCTCCTGGGGTCTCACCGAGCGCGACCACGGCAGCGATCTGCTGTCCGGCGGTCTCAGCGCCACACCCACGGCGGACGGCTACCGGCTCGACGGGGAGAAGTGGCTGATCAACAACGCCACCCGCTCCCAGCTGGTCTGTGTCCTCGCCCGTACCGCCGACGGGGGCGGCACCCGGGGCTACAGCCTGCTGCTGGCCGACAAGGCGGAGCTCGCCCCCGGTACGTACAGCACCCTGCCCGCCGCGAGGACCCACGGCATCCGGGGCGCGGACATCAGCGGTATCGCCTTCCACGGCGCCGAGGTCCCGGCCGGGGCACTGATCGGCGCCGAGGGGCAGGGCATCGAGATCGTCCTGCGCAGCCTCCAGATCACCCGCACCATCTGCGCCGCGCTGTCCCTCGGCGCGGCCGACCGGGCCCTGCGCATCGCGGCGGAGTTCGGCCTGGAGCACCAGCTGTACGGGAAGCGGCTCATCGACCTCCCGCAGGCGCACCGGAGTCTCACCGAGGCCTACGCCGATCTGCTCGCCATGGAAGCGGTCACCCTCGTCGCCGGGCGCGGGGTCCACGCGCTCACCGAGGAGATGAGCGTGACGTCGAGCGCGGTGAAGTACCTGGTGCCGAGCACCGTCGACGAACTCATCTCCTCCATGGGCCAGTTCCTGGGCGCCCGGTCCTTCCTGAGCGAGGAGTTCGCGCACGGCGCCTTCGCGAAGCTGGAGCGCGACCACCGCATCGTCGGCATCTTCGACGGCAACACCCTGGTCAACCTGAACGCCCTGATCAACCAGTTCGGCGCCCTCGCCCGGGGCTACCGCGCCGAGCGCACGGACACCGAGGGCCTGGCCACCGCGGCGACCCTGACCACCACGGTCCCCGACTTCGACCCGGCCCGGCTCGACCTGACCTCACGTACCGGCAACAGCATCGCCGCCTCGTTGCCCGCGGGCGTCGCCGAACTGCGGAAGCTGGCCGCCGGCGGCGAGGTCACCCCGGCGCTCCTGGCGCTGGCCGAGGATCTTCTGAGGACCACCGACGAGACCCACCGGCAGATGGCGGCCCACCGCCCCACCCCGCGCGACGTACCGGCCGGGGCCTTCTCCCTGGCCCACCGCTACACCCTGTGCGCCGCCGCGGCCGCCTGCGTCCAGGTGTGGCTGCGCAACCGGGACACGGTGGCCCGGGACACCGCGGCCACCGGCGCGCTCTGGCGGGACGGCCTGTGGCTGGAGGCCTGTCTGAGCCGGCTGGCGAGCCGCCTGGCCCCGGGCGTGCTGCCCGGAGCGGGCGACGGCGAGGCCGACCCCACGGCGGTGCTCGACCGGCTGATGGCGCCGCTCCTGGACCAGTACCGGACGGGGGAGATGTTCTCGCTGCTGCCCTTCCGGCCGGCCGCGCCCGCCGCCGCCCCCGCGCACCCGGCACAGCCCCTTCTGGAGACGTCATGA
- a CDS encoding acyl-CoA dehydrogenase family protein — protein sequence MNPVPATPCTTADLEEVLGDAYDPANPLGFRAVLEADERAEILPEGEKALDAFGFNAEFVPRRLGGRLAGIERLMLMMRTVSRRDPTLALGYGFTNYISGSAMWTSGNEAQQRRMADILLAGGKTAAGYNELAHGNDFTRTDLAATTRGDRILINGRKQIVNNLGRADAVVLLARTGEGPGNRSHSHLFVDLAHGPADRVDRDVRHPTVGLRGCLIGGADFTDYPVPADAPIGPVGGAMETVLRAFQTTRAVLPGMMVGTSDTLLRTVTRFALDRRLYGRRVADLPHARATLTGAFLDLLAGDCLSTVSCRALHVLPGQTSVLTAANKYLVPKVLHRSSHALGTVLGANSYLRDGAYGVFQKFARDLPAITFAHANASVCQATMLPQLPRLAAASWLRAPRPPKELFELDAPLGDIDYGALELTSRGADHLTAMLTHPGTRALLPEAAVLLVDLLAADLADLRERCLALPPSEHSVVAGRAGFALADRYSQLAMAASCLGVWQHNQHGDDAFLRGTDWLTGALHRIAARLGHDVGALSDSTERRLFEELISREESHEGFDLGRPRLARA from the coding sequence ATGAACCCGGTACCCGCCACCCCGTGCACCACGGCCGACCTCGAAGAGGTCCTCGGGGACGCCTACGACCCCGCCAACCCGCTGGGATTCCGGGCCGTACTCGAAGCGGACGAACGCGCCGAGATCCTTCCCGAGGGCGAAAAGGCCCTGGACGCCTTCGGGTTCAACGCCGAGTTCGTCCCCCGCCGCCTCGGCGGGCGCCTCGCCGGCATCGAGCGCCTGATGCTCATGATGCGTACGGTCTCCCGCCGCGACCCCACCCTGGCCCTCGGCTACGGCTTCACCAACTACATCTCCGGCTCCGCGATGTGGACCTCGGGCAACGAGGCCCAGCAGCGCCGGATGGCCGACATCCTGCTCGCCGGCGGCAAGACCGCTGCCGGGTACAACGAGCTGGCCCACGGCAACGACTTCACCCGCACCGACCTCGCCGCCACCACCCGCGGCGACCGCATCCTCATCAACGGCCGCAAGCAGATCGTCAACAACCTCGGCCGGGCCGACGCCGTCGTGCTGCTCGCCCGCACCGGCGAGGGCCCCGGCAACCGCAGCCACTCCCACCTCTTCGTGGACCTCGCCCACGGCCCCGCCGACCGTGTCGACCGCGATGTCCGCCACCCCACCGTGGGACTGCGCGGATGCCTGATCGGCGGCGCCGATTTCACCGACTACCCGGTGCCCGCCGACGCCCCCATCGGCCCGGTCGGCGGGGCGATGGAGACCGTGCTGCGCGCGTTCCAGACCACCCGCGCCGTGCTGCCCGGCATGATGGTCGGCACCTCGGACACCCTGCTGCGCACCGTGACCCGTTTCGCGCTCGACCGCAGGCTGTACGGGCGCCGCGTCGCCGATCTGCCGCACGCCAGGGCCACCCTGACCGGCGCCTTCCTCGACCTGCTGGCCGGTGACTGCCTGTCCACCGTGTCCTGCCGCGCCCTGCACGTCCTGCCCGGCCAGACCAGCGTCCTGACGGCGGCCAACAAGTACCTCGTGCCCAAGGTCCTGCACCGGTCCTCGCACGCGCTCGGCACGGTCCTCGGCGCCAACTCCTATCTGCGCGACGGTGCGTACGGCGTCTTCCAGAAGTTCGCCCGCGACCTGCCCGCCATCACCTTCGCGCACGCCAACGCCTCGGTCTGCCAGGCCACGATGCTGCCCCAGCTGCCCCGCCTGGCGGCGGCCAGCTGGCTGCGCGCCCCGCGCCCGCCCAAGGAACTGTTCGAGCTCGACGCCCCCCTCGGCGACATCGACTACGGGGCCCTGGAGCTGACCTCCCGGGGAGCCGACCATCTGACCGCGATGCTCACCCACCCGGGCACCCGGGCGCTGCTCCCCGAGGCGGCGGTCCTCCTGGTGGACCTGCTGGCGGCGGACCTCGCCGATCTGCGCGAGCGCTGCCTCGCCCTGCCGCCGAGCGAACACTCGGTGGTCGCCGGCCGGGCCGGATTCGCCCTGGCCGACCGCTACTCCCAGCTCGCCATGGCCGCTTCCTGCCTCGGCGTCTGGCAGCACAACCAGCACGGCGACGACGCGTTCCTGCGCGGGACCGACTGGCTGACCGGTGCCCTGCACCGGATCGCGGCCCGGCTCGGCCACGACGTGGGCGCCCTGTCCGACTCGACGGAGCGACGGCTCTTCGAGGAACTGATCTCCAGGGAGGAAAGCCATGAGGGCTTCGACCTCGGCCGTCCGCGGCTGGCGCGCGCCTGA
- the sbnA gene encoding 2,3-diaminopropionate biosynthesis protein SbnA, whose amino-acid sequence MPKRSNSGILGTIGKTPLVKLERMFPEGQSEVFAKIERFNPGGSIKDRSGLNMIAEALRSGELTPGRSVVVESSSGNLAVGLAQICRYYGLRFICVVDAKTTEQNLAILKAYRAEVEVVDERDAATGEFLPVRLRRVRELLDTVPHAYSPNQYANLFNPKAHQSTMHEIVEALDGRLDYLFCSVSTFGTLRGCADYIHRAGLPTTVVAVDADGSAIFGRTPTRRLIPGHGASVRPALMDPGAADEVVHVSDLDCVVHCRRLVAREAILAGGSSGAVLAAMDRMLPRIPPGSVSALIFPDGGDRYLKTIYSDDWVRENFGEVSHLWKG is encoded by the coding sequence ATGCCGAAAAGATCGAATTCGGGGATTCTGGGTACGATCGGCAAGACACCCCTCGTGAAGCTGGAACGGATGTTTCCCGAGGGACAGTCAGAGGTCTTCGCCAAGATCGAGCGTTTCAACCCAGGTGGCAGTATAAAAGACCGAAGCGGCCTCAATATGATCGCCGAGGCGCTGCGCAGCGGCGAACTGACGCCGGGGCGTTCGGTCGTCGTGGAGTCGAGTTCGGGAAATCTGGCGGTCGGACTCGCCCAGATATGCAGGTACTACGGCCTGCGCTTCATCTGCGTGGTCGACGCCAAGACCACCGAACAGAATCTGGCCATCCTCAAGGCCTACCGGGCCGAGGTCGAGGTGGTCGACGAAAGGGACGCCGCTACCGGGGAGTTCCTGCCCGTCAGACTGCGCCGGGTACGCGAACTGCTGGACACCGTTCCGCACGCGTACTCGCCCAATCAGTATGCGAACCTGTTCAATCCGAAGGCCCACCAGAGCACGATGCACGAGATAGTCGAGGCCCTCGACGGGCGGCTCGACTACCTCTTCTGCTCGGTCAGCACCTTCGGCACCCTGCGCGGCTGCGCCGACTACATCCACCGGGCCGGGCTGCCGACCACGGTCGTCGCGGTGGACGCCGACGGCAGCGCGATCTTCGGCCGGACCCCGACCAGGCGGCTGATCCCGGGGCACGGCGCCTCCGTACGTCCGGCGCTGATGGACCCGGGAGCGGCCGACGAGGTGGTGCACGTCTCGGACCTCGACTGCGTCGTCCACTGCCGCCGACTGGTGGCGCGGGAGGCGATCCTGGCCGGCGGATCGTCCGGGGCCGTGCTCGCCGCGATGGACCGGATGCTGCCGCGCATCCCGCCCGGCTCCGTTTCCGCGCTGATCTTCCCCGACGGGGGGGACCGCTATCTCAAGACCATCTATTCCGACGACTGGGTGCGGGAGAACTTCGGTGAAGTCTCGCATCTGTGGAAGGGTTGA
- the sbnB gene encoding 2,3-diaminopropionate biosynthesis protein SbnB, whose product MLVIRQSDVEKLLSGKEREHIETVRATYELHEQGATAVPHSIFLRFPDQPANRIIGLPSYRGGENPAAGMKWISSFPGNIHSGIARASAAMLLNSLRTGHPEALLEGSLISAARTAASAALAAEMLTRDRRPGGVSLIGCGVINREILRYLKAAIGSLEEVTVHDSSTARAEEFARACAEILPDARISLAASIDEALAAHSLISFATSAGEPHTDLTAAAPGTVVLHISLRDIDPETLVQAHNIVDDADHVCRERTSLHLAERMTGGRAFIDASIGQLIAGTRTFTPSPKKVTIYSPFGLGVLDLALAVDVYESARALGLGVEITDFLS is encoded by the coding sequence ATGCTGGTAATCCGTCAATCCGATGTGGAGAAGCTCCTCAGCGGAAAGGAGAGGGAACACATCGAGACGGTCCGGGCGACCTATGAACTGCATGAGCAGGGCGCCACGGCAGTCCCGCACTCCATTTTCCTCCGCTTTCCGGACCAGCCCGCCAACCGGATCATCGGCCTCCCTTCGTACCGGGGCGGTGAGAATCCCGCGGCCGGAATGAAGTGGATTTCATCGTTCCCCGGGAACATCCATTCCGGCATCGCCCGTGCCAGTGCGGCGATGCTCCTCAACTCCCTGCGCACCGGTCACCCGGAGGCCCTTCTCGAAGGCTCTCTGATATCGGCCGCGCGCACGGCGGCCAGTGCCGCGCTCGCCGCCGAGATGCTGACCCGGGACCGGCGCCCCGGTGGGGTCTCACTCATCGGCTGCGGTGTCATCAACCGGGAGATCCTGCGCTATCTCAAGGCCGCCATCGGCAGCCTTGAGGAAGTGACGGTCCACGACAGTTCCACGGCCCGCGCCGAGGAATTCGCCCGCGCCTGTGCGGAAATTCTCCCCGACGCCCGCATTTCTCTCGCGGCCAGCATCGACGAGGCACTGGCCGCCCATTCGCTGATCTCCTTCGCCACCTCGGCGGGCGAGCCCCACACCGATCTGACGGCGGCGGCGCCCGGCACGGTGGTCCTGCACATCTCGCTGCGCGACATCGACCCCGAGACGCTCGTCCAGGCGCACAACATCGTGGACGACGCGGACCATGTGTGCCGCGAGCGCACCTCGCTGCACCTCGCCGAGCGGATGACCGGGGGCCGCGCCTTCATCGACGCGTCCATCGGCCAGCTCATCGCGGGGACACGGACCTTCACGCCGTCACCGAAGAAGGTCACCATCTATTCGCCGTTCGGGCTCGGGGTCCTCGACCTCGCCCTGGCCGTCGATGTGTACGAGAGCGCCCGCGCGCTCGGCCTGGGTGTGGAGATCACGGACTTCCTGTCCTGA
- a CDS encoding MbtH family NRPS accessory protein → MSSELTDTTVYRVVLNTEEQYSIWRAGRELPAGWSAEGTEGTREECLARINDVWTDMRPASLRRRMESRSAAA, encoded by the coding sequence ATGTCCAGCGAGCTGACCGACACCACCGTCTACCGCGTCGTCCTCAACACCGAGGAGCAGTACTCGATCTGGCGCGCCGGGCGTGAACTGCCCGCCGGCTGGAGCGCGGAGGGCACCGAGGGCACCCGCGAGGAGTGCCTCGCCCGCATCAACGACGTGTGGACCGACATGCGCCCGGCGAGCCTTCGCCGCCGTATGGAGAGCCGTAGCGCGGCCGCCTGA
- a CDS encoding non-ribosomal peptide synthetase, giving the protein MNAAQLPGTSLSGTVSPTLPVLVAQQAARTPDAAAVLDGARTLTYRELDLAADRTARFLRSAGAGPGSLVGVCLGRGIDLVVTLLGVWRTGAGYVPLDPGHPQERLKSLLVRCGTALVVTEPELTGPLSAGGGRALTPQDIRDGAKSPATAATGTDTDPLGVAYTIFTSGSTGEPKGVQITHAGIANRVTWAARTHRLSAADRVLFKTSVGFDAAGWEIFAPLISGGSVVIAPDGTERDASALLAAVADGGVTVLQVVPSVLRLLVEEDGWAGCYALRLLFSAGEPLHAELVERVRGRAGRQLAVWNTYGPTECSIDITAHRVDPEQTSGPVPIGRALSNTRVLVMGPDGTPVPKGVTGELYADGVGLAQGYLGRPDLTAERFVPNPYGAPGSRLYRTGDLVRWNAEGYLEYQGRADAQLKVNGVRIEPGEIEAALTSHPDISGAAVVAFTADDGGKRLGAALTTRTPLGPSALRGFLRERLPDSHVPALFRTVDVLPLTPNGKVDRAALATAMDEQGAAAGQGGYIAPRDAAEERVAEVWAALLGREKVGAHDDFFALGGTSLQLTRLAARLRASGVAISMRGLFSATTVEAQARLIGAPADTAGPIPAVSRSGPLPLSSGQRRLWFLDRLNPGSREWVAPLILRLPADTSVDTLQSALTALGARHEALRTRYLDEGGEPRQVIGAAGPVELRVVDTTRDGLAARFEEQFARGFDLATGPLWRVLLARVPGEEHVLLVTMHHIACDGWSTVVLERELRELCDARLSGREAVLPAPGVQYADYASWQSARQTEEFTAGELAHWRTALAGIAPLELPTDRPRPAERDPRGAVVPVRVEPELAARVEELGRRHGATPFMTLLTAFASVLARQSGQWDVPVGTPVAGRTRSELANTVGFFLNSLVVRCELAGDLSFGEALGRVRAASVAAFAHQELPFDRLVEEMQPERDMSRTPLYQVAFDMHSEGVTSVATDAADLRAFAEAWTVAKTDLSVFIGRSADGSLEGVFEYATSLFDAATVVRVKEQFIRFLTEVTADPAAELSTVPLLSARERERLLAEGTGEQADFGSATVLRRFEEQARRTPDAPAVAFDGGTVTYGQLDVRANQMAHHLRASGAGPESVVGVLLDRGPNLLAGLLGVWKAGAAYVPADPSYPAERIAAMLDSAGAALAVTEEAYADRFGAVTTVLVDRDRPALDERPRTAPERRDDADALAYVIFTSGSTGRPKGVGVTHRGLANHVGWAARELAPQGGRGAPLFSSVAFDLVVPNLWAPLVTGQRVHTVPQDTDIADLGAVLAAAGPYSFIKLTPGHLDVLAEQLTAEQASTLAPVLVVAGEAFTRATLDRWRALAPATLLINEYGPTEASVGTCVHPVAQDETDEVLAIGHPLPNMTMYVLDEHLEPAPVGVPGELYVGGTGVARGYAGRPDLTAERFVPDPFGPAGARLYRTGDLTRTRADGAVEFLGRLDDQVKIRGYRIEPGEIQTVVAEHPSVRDAVVVARETPAGEQQLLAYYVPADSAEDPAVTAADLAAHCAARLPDYMLPQGYLPLAEIPLNANGKTDRKRLPSPEGAGAGAGGAAGRVEPRTATEQRIADIWAELLGVRVGVEDSFFHSGGNSILAIRLISRIQEEFDIDFKVRTVFEGPTVARLAAATESAIRAEIAALSPAELTNGQELAKEFTA; this is encoded by the coding sequence TTGAACGCCGCACAGTTGCCGGGGACTTCCCTGAGCGGAACTGTCTCGCCCACCCTGCCCGTGCTCGTCGCACAGCAGGCTGCCCGTACGCCCGACGCGGCCGCCGTCCTCGACGGGGCCCGCACGCTGACCTACCGGGAGCTGGATCTCGCCGCCGACCGCACGGCGCGCTTTCTGCGCTCGGCGGGCGCGGGCCCCGGTTCACTGGTCGGCGTGTGCCTGGGCCGGGGCATCGACCTGGTCGTCACCCTCCTGGGGGTGTGGCGGACAGGGGCCGGATATGTGCCCCTGGACCCCGGCCACCCCCAGGAGCGGCTGAAGTCCCTCCTCGTCCGCTGCGGCACCGCCCTGGTGGTCACCGAGCCGGAACTGACCGGCCCGCTCTCCGCCGGTGGCGGTCGCGCGCTCACCCCGCAGGACATCCGCGACGGGGCAAAGAGCCCCGCGACGGCCGCCACCGGCACGGACACCGATCCGCTCGGCGTGGCGTACACGATCTTCACCTCGGGGTCGACCGGGGAGCCCAAGGGTGTGCAGATCACCCACGCGGGCATCGCCAACCGGGTCACCTGGGCCGCCCGGACGCACCGGCTGTCCGCCGCCGACCGCGTCCTGTTCAAGACCTCCGTCGGTTTCGACGCGGCGGGCTGGGAGATCTTCGCCCCGCTGATCAGCGGCGGAAGTGTCGTGATCGCCCCGGACGGCACCGAGCGCGACGCCTCGGCGCTGCTGGCGGCGGTCGCCGACGGCGGCGTCACCGTCCTCCAGGTGGTGCCCTCCGTCCTGCGGCTCCTGGTCGAGGAGGACGGCTGGGCCGGCTGCTACGCGCTGCGCCTGCTCTTCTCGGCCGGTGAGCCGCTGCACGCCGAACTCGTCGAGCGGGTCCGCGGCCGGGCCGGCCGGCAGCTCGCCGTCTGGAACACCTACGGGCCCACCGAGTGCTCCATCGACATCACCGCCCACCGCGTGGACCCGGAGCAGACCTCCGGCCCGGTGCCGATCGGCCGCGCCCTGAGCAATACGCGGGTCCTGGTCATGGGCCCCGACGGCACCCCGGTCCCCAAGGGCGTCACCGGAGAGCTGTACGCGGACGGCGTCGGCCTCGCCCAGGGCTACCTGGGCCGCCCCGACCTCACCGCGGAGCGGTTCGTCCCCAACCCGTACGGCGCCCCCGGCTCGCGGCTCTACCGCACCGGGGACCTGGTCCGCTGGAACGCCGAGGGCTACCTGGAGTACCAGGGCCGCGCGGACGCCCAGCTCAAGGTCAACGGCGTACGCATCGAGCCCGGCGAGATCGAGGCCGCCCTCACCTCCCACCCGGACATCAGCGGCGCGGCCGTCGTGGCCTTCACCGCCGACGACGGCGGGAAGCGGCTCGGCGCGGCGCTCACCACCCGCACCCCGCTCGGCCCCTCCGCGCTGCGCGGGTTCCTGCGCGAGCGGCTGCCCGACAGCCATGTCCCCGCGCTCTTCCGCACCGTCGACGTCCTCCCGCTCACCCCCAACGGCAAGGTGGACCGCGCCGCGCTGGCCACCGCCATGGACGAGCAGGGCGCCGCGGCCGGGCAGGGCGGCTACATCGCCCCGCGCGACGCCGCCGAGGAGCGGGTCGCCGAGGTCTGGGCCGCGCTGCTGGGCCGGGAGAAGGTCGGCGCGCACGACGACTTCTTCGCGCTCGGCGGTACGTCGCTCCAGCTCACCCGGCTCGCGGCCAGGCTCCGCGCCTCCGGTGTCGCCATCTCGATGCGCGGCCTGTTCAGCGCCACCACCGTCGAGGCCCAGGCCAGGCTGATCGGTGCCCCGGCCGACACCGCGGGACCGATTCCGGCCGTGTCGCGCTCCGGACCCCTGCCGCTCTCCTCCGGGCAGCGCCGGCTGTGGTTCCTGGACCGGCTGAACCCCGGCAGCCGTGAATGGGTCGCCCCGCTGATCCTGCGGCTGCCCGCCGATACCTCGGTGGACACGCTCCAGTCCGCGCTGACCGCGCTCGGCGCCCGCCACGAGGCGCTGCGCACCCGCTACCTGGACGAGGGCGGCGAGCCCCGCCAGGTGATCGGCGCGGCCGGGCCTGTGGAGCTCCGGGTCGTCGACACCACCCGGGACGGACTCGCGGCACGCTTCGAGGAGCAGTTCGCACGCGGCTTCGACCTGGCCACGGGCCCGCTGTGGCGGGTCCTGCTGGCCCGGGTGCCGGGCGAGGAGCACGTCCTGCTCGTCACCATGCACCACATCGCCTGCGACGGCTGGTCCACCGTCGTCCTGGAGCGCGAGCTGCGCGAGCTGTGCGACGCCCGGCTCTCGGGCCGGGAGGCCGTACTGCCGGCGCCGGGCGTCCAGTACGCCGACTACGCGTCCTGGCAGAGCGCCCGGCAGACCGAGGAGTTCACCGCCGGGGAGCTGGCGCACTGGCGCACCGCGCTGGCGGGCATCGCCCCGCTGGAGCTGCCCACCGACCGGCCCCGGCCGGCCGAGCGCGACCCGCGCGGCGCGGTCGTCCCGGTCCGGGTGGAGCCGGAGCTGGCGGCCAGGGTGGAGGAGCTGGGCCGCAGGCACGGCGCCACCCCGTTCATGACGCTGCTCACGGCGTTCGCCTCGGTGCTGGCCCGGCAGAGCGGCCAGTGGGACGTGCCGGTCGGCACCCCGGTCGCGGGCCGGACCCGGTCCGAGCTGGCGAACACGGTCGGCTTCTTCCTCAACTCCCTCGTCGTGCGCTGCGAGCTGGCGGGCGACCTGTCCTTCGGCGAGGCGCTGGGCCGGGTCCGGGCCGCGTCCGTGGCCGCGTTCGCCCACCAGGAGCTGCCCTTCGACCGGCTGGTCGAGGAGATGCAGCCCGAGCGCGACATGTCCCGTACGCCGCTCTACCAGGTGGCGTTCGACATGCACAGCGAGGGCGTCACCAGCGTCGCCACCGACGCGGCGGACCTGCGGGCCTTCGCCGAGGCGTGGACGGTCGCCAAGACGGATCTCTCGGTCTTCATCGGGCGCTCGGCGGACGGCTCGCTGGAAGGGGTCTTCGAGTACGCCACCTCGCTCTTCGACGCGGCGACCGTCGTCCGTGTCAAGGAGCAGTTCATCCGCTTCCTCACCGAGGTCACGGCCGACCCGGCCGCCGAGCTCTCCACGGTGCCCCTGCTGTCCGCCCGGGAGCGCGAGCGGCTGCTCGCCGAAGGGACCGGCGAGCAGGCCGACTTCGGCTCCGCCACGGTGCTCCGGCGCTTCGAGGAGCAGGCCCGGCGCACCCCGGACGCGCCCGCGGTCGCCTTCGACGGCGGGACGGTGACGTACGGCCAACTGGACGTCCGTGCCAACCAGATGGCCCACCACCTGCGGGCCTCGGGAGCAGGTCCGGAGTCCGTCGTCGGGGTCCTGCTGGACCGGGGGCCGAACCTGCTCGCGGGCCTGCTCGGGGTGTGGAAGGCCGGTGCGGCCTATGTGCCGGCCGACCCCTCGTACCCGGCGGAACGGATCGCCGCCATGCTGGACTCGGCGGGCGCCGCACTCGCGGTCACCGAGGAGGCGTACGCGGACCGCTTCGGCGCCGTCACCACCGTGCTGGTGGACCGCGACCGGCCCGCCCTGGACGAGCGTCCCCGGACCGCGCCGGAGCGCCGGGACGACGCCGACGCGCTCGCGTACGTCATCTTCACCTCGGGTTCGACGGGCCGCCCCAAGGGGGTCGGCGTCACCCACCGGGGGCTCGCCAACCACGTCGGCTGGGCGGCCCGCGAGCTGGCCCCGCAGGGCGGGCGGGGGGCGCCGCTGTTCTCCTCGGTCGCCTTCGACCTGGTCGTCCCCAACCTGTGGGCACCGCTCGTCACCGGACAGCGCGTCCACACCGTTCCGCAGGACACCGACATCGCCGACCTGGGCGCGGTGCTCGCGGCGGCGGGACCGTACAGCTTCATCAAGCTGACCCCGGGACACCTCGACGTCCTGGCGGAGCAGTTGACGGCCGAGCAGGCGAGCACCCTGGCGCCCGTGCTGGTCGTGGCCGGTGAGGCGTTCACCCGGGCGACCCTGGACCGCTGGCGCGCACTGGCACCGGCGACCCTGCTCATCAACGAGTACGGGCCCACCGAGGCCTCCGTGGGCACCTGTGTCCACCCGGTCGCGCAGGACGAGACCGACGAGGTGCTGGCCATCGGCCACCCGCTGCCGAACATGACCATGTACGTCCTGGACGAGCACCTCGAACCGGCTCCGGTCGGGGTCCCCGGTGAGCTGTACGTCGGTGGCACGGGCGTGGCCCGCGGCTACGCCGGCCGCCCCGACCTCACCGCCGAACGCTTCGTCCCCGACCCCTTCGGACCGGCCGGTGCCCGGCTCTACCGCACCGGCGACCTCACCCGTACCCGGGCCGACGGCGCCGTGGAGTTCCTGGGACGGCTCGACGATCAGGTAAAGATCCGTGGCTACCGCATCGAACCCGGCGAGATCCAGACCGTCGTGGCCGAGCACCCCTCGGTCCGTGACGCGGTCGTGGTGGCGCGTGAAACGCCGGCTGGTGAACAGCAGCTCCTCGCGTACTACGTCCCGGCCGACAGCGCCGAGGACCCCGCGGTGACCGCGGCGGACCTGGCCGCGCACTGCGCGGCCCGGCTGCCCGACTACATGCTCCCGCAGGGCTACCTGCCGCTGGCCGAGATCCCCCTCAACGCCAACGGCAAGACGGACCGCAAGCGGCTCCCGTCGCCCGAGGGCGCCGGGGCCGGGGCCGGGGGCGCCGCCGGGCGCGTCGAGCCGCGCACCGCCACCGAACAGCGCATCGCGGACATCTGGGCCGAACTCCTCGGGGTGCGGGTCGGCGTGGAGGACAGCTTCTTCCACTCCGGCGGCAACTCGATCCTCGCCATCCGGCTGATCTCGCGCATCCAGGAGGAGTTCGACATCGACTTCAAGGTGCGCACGGTCTTCGAGGGCCCCACCGTGGCCCGGCTGGCCGCCGCCACCGAGAGCGCCATCCGTGCGGAGATCGCCGCACTTTCCCCAGCAGAGCTGACGAACGGCCAGGAACTGGCTAAGGAGTTCACCGCATGA